From a region of the Apibacter sp. B3706 genome:
- a CDS encoding BamA/TamA family outer membrane protein — MKLGYNIIVKILIFVQLFLIFSCRTNKVPKNGHLFIDNKYKYVDKKGKPYLDAYGNPFLNKKGKEIINEYKKPFEDELDSYVKQKSNKKILFIIPLGLWLYDFSNPTFDSVYAEYYSVSQKQRNQKLLDSLYVKYNLKNYVGKSRWFDRFFYNNGEAPVLVDTLLSKTSSKNIQQYFKNRGWRKSIVRDSVITSGKKAHVQYSIKLGRPMIMDTITYDIADEIKDDLYAHYLKRTRQAKKKKSQTYELSKDEFIYNLFSRGSYVKKGDRLDAYVIENEISRLENRFKNMGYYRFNDLKDEVIYYVDTANNVYDVSVRLSIKKSQIGSSTTTATVTDSTRSDTLKKDTLVHKFKRFKYNKINISLLDNENRDTSKNTIDSSFYVTTKKIVRRVDGKKTKIMVNDTIAFIVNHLGNKYKNRVLADMLAIEKGHSYNLSSETRTRRNIYKVNNFNILGFNTVPEKDSDSTLISNIILSPMDKYSYELGFEAFNSGVVNFGITPNLTFTVKNLFGGAENLSVSFGGSLGNIKTKKNNSKIFNASELSAQASLSFPKLILPFNAKRIIPKAWGPSSAISLGYNAQYNIGLDKRSYNAGLLYNFNPTRTTVHQITLWNLQYTQFLNPNNYFNIYTQDSKVRNSVYDLYFQQYPSAKEEYDKNHNDNDLLFQIQNNIDFQDYLRTTHLSLANDYDLMEFRRYRFTQNVLISSFKYDFTYDQRLGYFPGKHPFYLKAQVELAGNLESLFNKTLKDFTTSNNKTIKQIFGVPYSQYVKFDLDLRKFWIFSGKKSFNARLFTGIGIPYGNSFSMPFDRSYSVGGPSDVRAWKSFGFGPGSSKLGGKDGYELIAIDNFKLLTQVEYRFPLPSKGFEGALFVDAGNVWGINNNSLNKFEFNSFYKELGIGGGWGIRWDISNFIIRFDFAYRFHDPRRDENDRWYFKYINLLKPQVNFAIDYPF, encoded by the coding sequence ATGAAATTAGGATACAATATTATAGTAAAAATATTGATTTTTGTTCAACTGTTTCTCATTTTTTCATGTAGAACAAATAAAGTACCTAAAAATGGACATTTATTTATTGATAATAAATATAAATATGTAGATAAAAAAGGAAAACCCTATTTGGATGCATACGGTAATCCCTTTTTGAATAAAAAAGGCAAAGAAATTATCAACGAATACAAGAAACCATTTGAGGATGAACTGGACAGTTATGTAAAGCAAAAATCTAATAAAAAAATACTATTCATAATTCCATTAGGCTTGTGGCTGTATGATTTCTCAAATCCTACATTCGATTCCGTCTACGCAGAATACTATTCCGTTAGTCAAAAACAAAGAAATCAAAAATTACTGGATTCTCTATATGTAAAATATAACTTAAAAAATTATGTTGGCAAATCCAGATGGTTTGATCGCTTTTTTTATAATAATGGAGAAGCCCCTGTATTAGTTGATACCTTACTATCTAAAACTTCTTCAAAAAACATACAACAATATTTTAAAAATAGAGGTTGGCGTAAGTCCATTGTAAGAGACAGTGTAATTACTTCCGGTAAAAAAGCTCATGTGCAATATTCCATAAAATTAGGACGTCCTATGATTATGGATACAATTACGTATGATATTGCCGATGAAATAAAAGATGATTTATATGCTCATTATTTAAAGCGAACAAGACAGGCGAAGAAAAAAAAGTCTCAAACTTATGAACTTTCAAAAGACGAATTTATATACAACCTATTCAGTAGAGGTTCCTATGTTAAAAAAGGAGATCGATTAGATGCTTATGTAATTGAGAATGAGATATCCCGTTTGGAAAACCGTTTTAAAAATATGGGATATTATCGTTTCAATGATCTTAAAGATGAAGTTATTTACTATGTAGATACGGCTAATAATGTATATGATGTTTCGGTCAGATTATCAATCAAGAAAAGCCAAATAGGAAGTTCTACCACTACCGCAACTGTTACCGATTCCACTAGATCGGATACTCTTAAGAAAGATACTTTAGTGCATAAATTCAAAAGATTTAAATACAATAAAATAAACATTTCACTTTTAGATAACGAAAATAGAGATACAAGTAAAAATACTATAGACTCAAGTTTCTATGTAACTACCAAAAAAATAGTAAGACGGGTTGACGGAAAGAAAACAAAAATCATGGTTAACGATACCATTGCTTTCATTGTTAACCATTTAGGAAATAAATATAAAAACAGAGTATTGGCAGATATGCTAGCCATTGAAAAAGGGCATTCATATAATTTAAGCTCTGAGACTCGTACTCGACGAAATATATATAAAGTAAATAATTTTAACATCCTCGGGTTTAATACAGTTCCTGAAAAAGACTCAGATTCTACCTTAATATCCAATATCATTCTTTCTCCCATGGATAAATATTCTTATGAATTAGGATTTGAAGCGTTTAATTCAGGTGTTGTTAATTTCGGTATAACTCCCAATCTTACCTTTACGGTAAAAAATCTTTTTGGGGGAGCAGAAAATTTAAGTGTCAGTTTTGGAGGATCCTTAGGAAATATTAAAACCAAAAAAAATAACAGTAAAATTTTTAATGCATCGGAACTATCAGCGCAGGCCAGTTTATCCTTTCCTAAGCTTATTTTGCCTTTCAACGCAAAAAGAATTATTCCTAAAGCCTGGGGGCCTTCATCGGCAATTTCTTTAGGATATAATGCACAATATAACATAGGTTTGGATAAAAGAAGTTATAATGCCGGATTACTTTATAATTTCAATCCCACCCGAACTACCGTTCACCAAATTACATTATGGAATCTACAATATACACAGTTTTTAAATCCTAATAATTATTTCAACATATATACACAAGACAGTAAAGTAAGAAATAGTGTTTACGATTTATATTTTCAACAATATCCTTCCGCCAAAGAGGAATACGACAAAAACCATAACGATAATGATTTGCTGTTTCAAATTCAAAATAATATAGACTTTCAAGATTATTTAAGAACTACGCATTTAAGTTTAGCCAACGATTACGACTTAATGGAATTTCGTCGTTATCGTTTCACACAGAATGTATTAATCTCCTCTTTTAAATATGATTTTACCTACGATCAACGATTAGGATATTTTCCGGGTAAACATCCTTTTTATTTAAAAGCACAAGTGGAATTAGCCGGTAATCTGGAATCTTTATTTAACAAAACACTCAAAGATTTTACAACTTCCAATAATAAAACTATAAAACAAATATTTGGAGTTCCCTATTCACAATATGTGAAATTCGATTTAGATCTAAGGAAATTTTGGATTTTTTCCGGAAAAAAATCGTTTAATGCGAGACTTTTTACCGGAATAGGAATACCTTATGGAAATTCCTTTAGTATGCCTTTTGACCGAAGCTACTCTGTGGGTGGACCGAGTGATGTTCGAGCCTGGAAATCCTTTGGTTTTGGTCCGGGATCATCAAAATTAGGAGGAAAAGACGGCTATGAACTAATAGCGATCGATAATTTTAAATTGTTGACTCAGGTAGAATACAGGTTTCCTTTACCAAGTAAAGGGTTCGAAGGAGCTTTATTTGTAGATGCAGGAAATGTTTGGGGAATTAATAATAATTCACTGAATAAATTTGAATTTAATTCCTTCTATAAAGAACTGGGAATTGGAGGAGGATGGGGGATCCGTTGGGATATAAGTAACTTTATCATTCGCTTTGATTTTGCTTATCGATTTCATGATCCAAGAAGAGATGAAAATGACCGATGGTATTTTAAATATATCAATCTGTTGAAACCTCAAGTTAATTTTGCTATCGACTATCCGTTTTAA
- a CDS encoding Kdo domain containing protein has protein sequence MKWNSYISKKYRNDTDILNEIIENFDSLGEIIFQERNTLRKIPHPVLGNLAVKSFKKPHLLNQLVYANFRKSKAHRSYFHAEILTSKGINTPEPIGFFEEIHTFKIKRSFYFSKYSEYDFTFRELIEKRNSFDDWELILKEFVSFVFSIHENHILFKDLSPGNVLIKNDHEKNVYCFSLIDLNRMSFQSLSLDQRLQNFIRLSLTDEMIPIIAKEYAKYSHENVNFIREQLLKKNNKFIEKKERKKKIKKLLGKNV, from the coding sequence ATGAAATGGAATTCGTATATATCTAAAAAATATCGTAACGATACGGACATATTAAATGAAATAATCGAAAATTTTGATTCTTTAGGTGAGATTATATTTCAAGAACGGAACACTTTACGTAAAATACCTCATCCTGTACTGGGAAACTTAGCGGTAAAATCTTTTAAAAAGCCTCATCTTCTCAATCAACTTGTTTATGCTAATTTTAGAAAATCTAAAGCCCATCGTTCTTATTTTCATGCTGAAATTTTAACTTCTAAGGGTATAAACACACCGGAACCGATTGGTTTTTTTGAAGAGATTCATACTTTTAAAATTAAAAGATCTTTTTATTTTTCAAAGTATTCTGAGTACGATTTTACTTTTAGGGAACTCATTGAAAAAAGAAATAGTTTTGATGATTGGGAATTAATACTGAAAGAATTTGTTTCATTTGTTTTTTCTATTCATGAAAATCATATCTTATTTAAAGACCTTTCACCGGGAAATGTACTCATAAAAAATGATCACGAAAAAAACGTATATTGTTTTTCATTAATCGATTTAAATCGGATGAGTTTTCAATCTTTATCTTTAGATCAAAGGCTTCAAAATTTTATTAGATTATCCTTAACGGATGAAATGATCCCTATCATTGCAAAAGAATATGCCAAATACAGCCATGAAAATGTTAATTTTATCAGGGAACAATTGCTTAAAAAAAATAATAAATTCATTGAAAAGAAGGAAAGAAAGAAAAAGATAAAGAAACTGTTGGGTAAAAATGTTTAG
- a CDS encoding sensor histidine kinase, which yields MSFFKNIRLRNWFGYILALIVALFIIIFSNSKVEELKEEESVKISNYAKTLELLNTETDIPPKTQFFLVQLIEQNTTIPVILVDEKGNYIDSKNVSKKIISDSLKLKEELHEMAESYYPILIKLPFGNQYVYYKNSVLLTQLGYYPFVLIILVTLFVWFTYWYFKTVKKTEQSLLWAGMAKETAHQIGTPLSSIMGWLEILKTEEIDQKPIINIEKDVHRLQNITDRFSKIGSTPSLKKEDIVEISEQAFMYLKRRMSKQIGFEFQAPEYPVYVSLNNILYSWVIENLIKNSADAMKGEGKIKLQIHDNKKNIFIDISDEGSGIESKNVKKIFKPGFTTKKRGWGLGLSLARRIIEDYHYGKIFVQNTEINKGTTFRIILKK from the coding sequence ATGAGCTTTTTTAAAAATATTAGATTACGGAATTGGTTTGGGTATATATTGGCGCTTATAGTAGCTCTTTTTATTATAATCTTTTCTAACAGCAAAGTTGAAGAATTAAAAGAAGAAGAATCCGTAAAAATTTCAAATTATGCCAAAACGTTGGAATTATTAAACACGGAAACAGACATTCCTCCTAAAACTCAATTTTTTTTAGTGCAGCTTATCGAGCAAAACACTACCATACCCGTAATTTTAGTAGATGAAAAAGGAAATTACATTGATTCTAAAAATGTAAGTAAAAAAATTATTTCAGATTCTTTAAAATTAAAGGAAGAATTGCACGAAATGGCAGAATCCTACTATCCCATTCTTATTAAACTTCCTTTTGGAAATCAATACGTATATTATAAAAACTCGGTTCTACTGACACAATTAGGTTATTATCCCTTTGTGCTAATTATACTAGTAACATTGTTTGTCTGGTTTACCTATTGGTATTTTAAAACCGTAAAAAAAACAGAGCAAAGTTTACTATGGGCTGGAATGGCTAAGGAAACCGCACATCAAATCGGTACGCCGCTTTCATCCATCATGGGATGGCTGGAAATATTAAAAACAGAAGAAATTGATCAGAAACCGATAATAAATATTGAAAAAGATGTACACAGACTGCAAAATATTACCGACAGATTTTCTAAAATAGGATCAACTCCTTCACTAAAAAAAGAAGATATTGTGGAAATATCGGAACAAGCATTTATGTATTTGAAAAGAAGAATGTCCAAACAAATCGGGTTTGAATTTCAAGCACCGGAGTATCCTGTATATGTTTCTTTAAATAACATCTTATATAGTTGGGTTATCGAAAATCTCATTAAAAATTCAGCAGATGCCATGAAAGGAGAAGGAAAAATAAAATTGCAAATCCACGATAACAAAAAAAATATTTTTATAGATATTTCCGATGAAGGATCAGGCATTGAATCAAAAAATGTGAAAAAAATATTCAAACCCGGATTTACAACTAAAAAAAGAGGGTGGGGACTAGGCTTGTCTCTGGCCAGGCGAATTATTGAAGATTATCACTACGGTAAAATTTTCGTTCAAAATACCGAAATTAATAAAGGGACTACTTTTAGAATAATTTTAAAAAAATAA
- a CDS encoding RNA methyltransferase: MLSASKIKLIQSLSKKKYRQKYNLFVVEGIKSIKEFCFSQFSVKNIYSTVPISFLDENQYQMISFEELKKISFLTTPHDALAILEIPQNSNNSYSGIQLVLDEIQDPGNLGTIIRLADWYGIKQILCSKGTTDAYNPKAVQSAMGSLSRVNVVYTDIAEILTNSNIPVMGTDMKGENLYTTDLPENFYVVMGNEGNGVSDEIKSLCTHTLTIPRFGLEQKTESLNVAMSTGIILSEFYSRAAKLKGNIK; the protein is encoded by the coding sequence ATGTTGTCTGCAAGTAAAATTAAACTTATTCAGTCGCTTTCAAAAAAAAAGTATAGACAAAAATATAACTTATTTGTTGTTGAGGGTATAAAAAGCATTAAAGAATTCTGCTTTTCGCAGTTTTCTGTAAAAAACATTTACAGTACGGTTCCCATTTCTTTTTTAGATGAAAATCAATATCAGATGATCAGTTTCGAAGAATTAAAGAAGATTAGTTTTCTAACTACTCCTCACGATGCATTAGCAATATTGGAAATACCTCAAAACTCAAATAATTCATATAGCGGAATACAGTTAGTATTGGATGAAATACAAGATCCGGGAAATCTGGGAACGATTATACGTCTTGCAGACTGGTATGGGATTAAACAGATTTTGTGCAGTAAAGGAACTACTGATGCCTATAATCCCAAAGCAGTTCAATCTGCAATGGGATCGTTAAGCAGAGTAAACGTTGTATATACAGACATCGCTGAAATATTGACAAATTCCAATATACCGGTTATGGGTACAGATATGAAAGGTGAAAATTTATATACAACGGATTTACCCGAAAATTTTTATGTGGTTATGGGTAATGAAGGAAATGGCGTTTCAGATGAAATAAAATCTCTGTGTACTCATACTCTAACAATCCCCAGATTCGGCTTAGAACAAAAAACAGAAAGTTTAAATGTCGCCATGTCTACCGGAATAATTTTAAGTGAATTTTACTCGAGAGCTGCAAAATTAAAAGGGAATATAAAATGA